A region from the Vicia villosa cultivar HV-30 ecotype Madison, WI linkage group LG3, Vvil1.0, whole genome shotgun sequence genome encodes:
- the LOC131660570 gene encoding probable sarcosine oxidase, whose product MGDPQFDLIIIGAGVMGSSTAYQAAKRGLKTLLLEQFDFLHLRGSSHGESRTIRSTYPQSHYYPLVVESYKLWEEIQAQVGYDVYFKAQHLDIGHLDDPSFRAVIENCRKHGVNHQLLNAEQVAAKFSGKLNLQEGWLGLSTEHGGMLKATKATAMFQTLAHKHGAVLKDNTKVVDIKNNGGEVVVFTENGEKLRGKKVVVTVGSWANKLIKKIRGIDLPIQPIETHLCYWRIKEGHEGKFPIGGDFPTFASYGKIYYYGTPTLEFPGLLKVGVHGGRKCDPDQRPWGPGEMMNDLKKWIDRTFSGMIDTSAPVVKQACMYSMTPDEDFVIDFLGGEFKNNVVLGVGFSGHGFKMAPLVGKILTELAADGKSDQADLKHYRIGRFQRTSKI is encoded by the coding sequence ATGGGAGATCCTCAATTCGACCTGATCATCATCGGCGCAGGCGTGATGGGTAGCTCCACCGCCTACCAAGCAGCCAAACGTGGCCTCAAAACACTCTTGCTTGAACAATTCGATTTCCTTCACCTGCGTGGCTCCTCTCACGGCGAATCCCGCACGATTCGATCCACCTATCCGCAAAGTCATTACTACCCTCTGGTGGTCGAATCATACAAGCTCTGGGAAGAGATCCAGGCTCAAGTTGGCTACGATGTTTACTTCAAAGCCCAACACCTTGACATTGGTCATCTCGATGATCCATCCTTCCGTGCAGTCATCGAAAACTGCCGGAAGCATGGTGTCAACCACCAGCTCCTGAACGCCGAGCAAGTCGCTGCGAAATTCTCCGGAAAACTCAATTTACAGGAAGGTTGGTTGGGTCTGTCCACAGAACATGGTGGCATGTTAAAGGCCACAAAAGCTACTGCCATGTTTCAGACACTGGCTCACAAACACGGTGCTGTTCTCAAAGACAATACAAAGGTTGTAGATATCAAAAACAACGGCGGCGAGGTTGTGGTTTTCACCGAGAACGGTGAAAAATTACGCGGTAAGAAAGTCGTGGTAACTGTGGGATCATGGGCTAATAAGCTGATTAAGAAAATCAGAGGTATTGATCTACCGATTCAACCTATTGAGACTCACCTTTGTTACTGGAGAATAAAAGAAGGACATGAAGGTAAATTCCCAATTGGTGGCGATTTTCCGACTTTTGCTAGCTATGGGAAGATTTACTACTACGGAACACCAACTTTGGAGTTTCCGGGTTTGCTTAAAGTTGGTGTCCACGGTGGTCGGAAGTGTGACCCCGATCAGAGACCATGGGGGCCGGGTGAGATGATGAATGATTTGAAAAAATGGATTGACAGGACATTCTCTGGAATGATTGATACAAGCGCGCCTGTTGTGAAGCAGGCGTGTATGTATTCAATGACCCCAGATGAAGATTTCGTGATTGATTTTTTGGGTGGTGAATTTAAGAATAATGTTGTCTTGGGAGTTGGGTTTTCCGGCCATGGATTTAAAATGGCTCCGCTTGTTGGTAAGATATTAACCGAGCTGGCGGCCGATGGGAAGAGTGATCAGGCTGACTTGAAACATTACAGAATCGGAAGATTCCAAAGGACATCTAAGATTTAG